In one Musa acuminata AAA Group cultivar baxijiao chromosome BXJ2-5, Cavendish_Baxijiao_AAA, whole genome shotgun sequence genomic region, the following are encoded:
- the LOC103986192 gene encoding importin subunit beta-1 — MEITQILLSAQSPDGQIRTLAEANLKQFQEQSLPHFLVSLSVELSSEQKPPESRRLAGIILKNSLDAKDTVRKEELIQRWVSVDPSIKAQIKESLLRTLGSTVSEARHTSSQVIAKVASIEIPRHEWQELIGQLLNNMTRLDAPAPLKQATLEALGYVCEEVSPQDLEQAQVNSVLTAVVQGMNQAEHSSEVRLAAVKALYNALDFAQTNFDNEVERNFIMKVICETALSKELEIRQAAFECLVSIASTYYEFLEPYMQTLFDLTANAVRGDEEPVALQAIEFWSSICDEEIQIQEEFGGDEGGSSSLHSNFVEKALPLLVPLMLETLLKQEEDQDQDDGVWNLSMAGGTCLGLVARTVGDAIVSLVMPFVENNITKGEWRSREAATFAFGSILEGPSTEKLAPLVQAGLDFLLNAMKDQNSHVKDTTAWTLGRIFEILHSGTSEYPVLTTTNLPRIMSVLLVSIRDSPNVAEKVCGAIYFLAQGFEDADSNSSMLTPYLGDVVSALLSTADRADTSNVRLRSSAYETLNEIIRCSGTPETSNMIAHLLLEIMNRLSKTLELQIASSEDREKQSDVQALLCGVLQVILQKLSNSDETKSIILQSADQMMTLFLQVFACRSSTVHEEAMLAIGALAYGTGPEFATYMQEFYKYLEMGLQNFEEYQVCSISVGVVGDICRALDDKVLPYCDGIMSQLLKDLSNPVLHRSVKPPIFSCFGDIALAIGEHFEKYVPYVMPMLQGAAELCSQLDINDDDMQEYGNQLRRGIFEAYSGILQGFKRSTAAVMVPYASPLLKFIEAVVRDKNRDEEVTKAAVAVIGDLADTLGPDTKVLFKDCTFHMDLLGECFQSDNEQLKETATWTKGMIYRVLVS, encoded by the exons ATGGAGATAACCCAGATCCTGTTGTCTGCCCAATCTCCTGATGGGCAGATACGAACTCTCGCTGAAGCAAATCTTAAGCAGTTTCAGGAACAGAGTCTTCCCCATTTCTTAGTTTCCCTGTCCGTCGAGCTATCGAGCGAACAAAAGCCTCCTGAATCTCGAAGACTTGCTGGTATTATTCTTAAGAATTCTCTAGATGCAAAGGACACCGTTCGTAAGGAAGAATTAATTCAGCGATGGGTCAGTGTGGATCCATCCATCAAAGCTCAAATCAAGGAATCCTTGTTGCGGACGCTTGGATCAACAGTGTCTGAAGCGCGACACACTTCTTCGCAAGTCATTGCTAAGGTCGCATCCATCGAGATACCCCGACATGAATGGCAGGAGCTTATTGGCCAGCTGCTAAATAACATGACTCGGCTAGATGCTCCTGCACCTTTGAAGCAAGCAACCCTGGAGGCACTGGGGTATGTCTGTGAGGAAGTTTCTCCTCAGGATTTGGAGCAGGCTCAAGTGAATTCTGTCCTCACTGCTGTTGTGCAGGGCATGAACCAGGCAGAACATAGTTCTGAAGTTCGTCTTGCGGCTGTGAAGGCACTCTATAATGCTCTGGATTTTGCTCAGACTAACTTTGATAACGAGGTAGAGAGGAACTTCATCATGAAAGTCATATGTGAAACTGCTCTTTCTAAAGAGCTGGAGATCAGACAAGCAGCATTTGAGTGTCTTGTTTCTATAGCCTCTACATATTATGAGTTCCTAGAGCCTTACATGCAGACCCTCTTTGATTTGACTGCAAATGCTGTGAGAGGAGATGAGGAGCCTGTTGCTCTTCAAGCCATTGAGTTTTGGAGTTCCATCTGTGATGAAGAGATTCAAATTCAAGAGGAGTTTGGGGGAGATGAAGGTGGAAGCTCTTCCCTCCATTCTAATTTTGTAGAAAAGGCACTTCCTTTGCTTGTGCCATTGATGTTAGAAACACTGCTAAAGCAAGAGGAAGATCAGGACCAGGATGATGGTGTTTGGAATTTGTCTATGGCTGGTGGGACCTGTCTTGGACTTGTTGCAAGAACTGTTGGTGATGCAATTGTGTCCCTTGTGATGCCCTTTGTGGAGAATAATATAACCAAGGGTGAATGGCGAAGCCGGGAGGCAGCTACTTTTGCATTTGGGTCAATTCTTGAAGGTCCGTCTACTGAGAAGCTTGCACCACTTGTTCAAGCTGGACTTGACTTCTTGCTGAACGCAATGAAGGACCAAAATAGTCATGTCAAGGACACAACTGCTTGGACTCTTGGTAGGATATTTGAGATCCTGCATTCTGGGACCAGCGAGTATCCTGTTTTAACTACCACAAACCTTCCACGTATCATGTCTGTGCTATTGGTAAGTATCAGAGATTCTCCGAATGTGGCTGAGAAAGTTTGCGGGGCCATTTATTTTCTTGCCCAGGGTTTTGAGGATGCAGATTCTAACTCATCGATGCTCACACCTTATCTTGGTGATGTTGTTTCAGCTCTCCTTTCTACAGCTGATCGTGCAGACACAAGCAATGTCAGGCTTCGTTCATCTGCATATGAAACATTGAACGAGATAATTCGATGTAGCGGTACACCTGAGACCTCAAACATGATTGCCCATCTCCTTCTTGAAATCATGAATAGATTAAGCAAGACTTTGGAGCTCCAAATCGCATCTTCAGAGGACAGGGAAAAGCAAAGTGATGTGCAAGCCCTGCTATGTGGCGTCCTGCAAGTGATATTACAGAAATTGAGTAATTCAGATGAGACGAAGTCCATAATCCTTCAATCTGCTGATCAGATGATGACCTTATTTCTGCAAGTTTTTGCTTGCCGCAGTTCAACCGTCCATGAGGAAGCAATGCTTGCGATTGGGGCCCTTGCTTATGGCACAGGTCCTGAATTTGCAACGTACATGCAGGAGTTCTATAAGTATTTAGAGATGGGCTTGCAGAACTTTGAGGAATATCAGGTCTGCTCAATTTCGGTTGGTGTTGTTGGTGACATCTGCCGTGCTTTGGATGACAAGGTTCTTCCCTATTGTGATGGTATCATGAGTCAACTTCTAAAGGACCTCTCCAATCCTGTGCTTCATCGGTCTGTAAAGCCTCCCATATTTTCATGCTTTGGAGATATTGCTCTCGCAATTGGTGAGCATTTTGAGAAGTATGTCCCGTATGTGATGCCAATGCTGCAAGGAGCTGCGGAGCTCTGCTCTCAACTGGATATAAATGATGATGATATGCAAGAATATGGTAATCAGCTTAGGCGAGGTATTTTCGAGGCTTACTCTGGTATACTTCAGGGGTTCAAACGTTCCACGGCAGCTGTGATGGTTCCTTATGCAAGCCCTCTTTTGAAGTTCATAGAAGCTGTTGTCAGGGATAAGAATAG GGATGAAGAGGTAACTAAAGCTGCTGTAGCGGTGATTGGAGATCTTGCAGACACCCTTGGCCCAGACACGAAGGTCCTGTTTAAGGATTGTACTTTTCATATGGATT
- the LOC103986191 gene encoding SAGA-associated factor 11, with amino-acid sequence MSALNDGSSSPRSQHASRCFEDLLESIIVDVASECHRIARLGLDRNLEEEEEELRLSAQARVADPGSSGESNSKNVVDIFGQTHPAIASETFNCMNCGRPVTAGRFAPHLEKCMGKGRKACTKATRSSTIARNRHSRGSPVTVYAPYSNATNSNRVPNGTTAGEEYTDYTFEEP; translated from the exons ATGTCTGCGCTCAACGATGGCAGCTCGTCCCCTCGATCTCAG CATGCCTCTCGTTGTTTCGAGGATCTCCTGGAGTCTATTATTGTGGATGTGGCGTCGGAGTGCCACCGGATAGCGAGACTAGGTCTCGACCGGAAcctggaagaagaggaggaggagctgaGGCTCTCCGCGCAGGCCCGGGTAGCTGATCCTGGCAGCAGCGGTGAATCCAATAGCAAGAACGTGGTCGATATCTTCGGGCAGACGCATCCCGCCATCGCCAGCGAGACTTTTAATTGCATGAATTGCGGCAGACCCGTCACGGCCGGACGGTTCGCTCCTCACTTGGAGAAGTGTATGGGCAAG GGACGAAAGGCTTGCACAAAGGCCACCAGGAGCAGTACAATTGCAAGAAATAGGCATTCTCGTGGGAGTCCTGTAACGGTTTATGCGCCCTATTCCAATGCTACCAACAGCAACAGAGTTCCCAATGGCACCACAGCAGGGGAGGAGTATACGGATTACACGTTTGAGGAGCCCTGA
- the LOC135613124 gene encoding RING-H2 finger protein ATL2-like, giving the protein MASAPVTRSRDAGDDPYNDKVMLAAVILLSIVIFFVLFLHIYARWLIRRQRPVVRRVVFREPLHLRSMATFPGHTTEIRLSISGVDPKVVASLPVFVYKSREHEHGLECVVCLNAMEEDDSGRLLPACKHAFHVGCIDMWLMSHATCPICRAPVEIMGEPAQVVDAVSVVVPVVVVECEAAVQVEPRNANEESCVVNVAAAEGDVRADTSSLGPATATHTIKEDSPPSSSFGSSLKRMLSRGRS; this is encoded by the coding sequence ATGGCCAGCGCACCGGTTACTCGCAGTCGAGACGCCGGCGACGACCCTTACAATGACAAGGTCATGCTCGCCGCGGTAATATTGTTATCCATCGTCATCTTCTTCGTCTTGTTTCTCCACATCTACGCTCGGTGGCTGATCAGGAGGCAGCGGCCGGTGGTCAGGAGAGTAGTGTTCAGGGAGCCTCTCCATCTCCGAAGCATGGCCACATTCCCCGGTCACACGACCGAGATAAGGCTATCGATTAGTGGGGTCGATCCCAAGGTGGTGGCTTCGCTCCCCGTCTTCGTGTACAAGTCCCGGGAGCACGAGCATGGATTGGAATGTGTGGTTTGCTTGAACGCCATGGAAGAGGACGACAGCGGCAGGCTTCTTCCGGCATGCAAGCATGCCTTTCACGTCGGTTGCATCGACATGTGGCTGATGTCTCATGCGACGTGCCCTATCTGTAGGGCGCCGGTGGAGATCATGGGCGAGCCGGCTCAGGTGGTGGACGCTGTTTCGGTGGTCGTTCCCGTGGTGGTGGTGGAGTGTGAGGCGGCCGTGCAAGTCGAACCGAGGAATGCGAACGAAGAGTCGTGTGTGGTCAATGTTGCAGCAGCCGAGGGTGACGTACGCGCTGACACATCATCACTTGGTCCCGCAACAGCAACCCACACCATCAAAGAAGattctcctccttcttcttcctttggTTCTTCTCTCAAGAGGATGCTGAGCAGGGGCAGATCATAG
- the LOC135613123 gene encoding 6-phosphofructo-2-kinase/fructose-2,6-bisphosphatase-like isoform X3, which yields MGTSASKNSGSCHGGREGQLYVSLKMENFKIRRDLIPHVYGSVPITGSWDFSKALSMARESASMWELSFVVSPDHETLDFKFLLKPKYSNAPCVVEEGPSRLLTGGTLEEGDARSALFKIGGDEEVLEYKVFIKADIVSPFDLAASWRAYQENLQPSRVRGIPDVSINVAPNTGLEQIGPASPLELDLEHYVVPAPSASAGVVYAANLTETPRSLPTAGIFSKNDALSGSSYGSSKAGVFSLDYSISCKDLDTTVLDPDSDHPKCPPAPGMVESKSVGTFSPLPKQDGQKGLFVDRGVGSPRLVKSASAGAFTFDLKLDSETKGMPAAAGAVAAAAVADQMLGPKEDSRLAIVLVGLPARGKTFTAAKLTRYLRWLGHETKHFNVGKYRRLKLGTNQSADFFRGDNPEGLEARNEVAALAMEDMIAWMQEGGQVGIFDATNSTRKRRNMLMKMAEGKCKIIFLETICNDEHIIERNIRLKIQQSPDYAEEPDFQAGMLDFKERLANYEKAYEPVEEGSYIKMIDMVSGQGGQIQVNNISGYLPGRIVFFLVNTHLTPRPILLTRHGESRDNVRGRIGGDAVLSEAGELYSKKLANFVEKRLKSERTASIWTSTLQRTILTASPIVGFPKIQWRALEEINAGVCDGMTYEEIKKNMPEEYESRKKDKLRYRYPRGESYLDVIQRLEPVIIELERQRAPVVVISHQAVLRALYSYFADRPLKEIPHIEVPLHTIIEIQMGVIGVQEKRYKLMD from the exons ATGGGTACGAGCGCATCGAAGAATTCCGGCAGCTGCCATGGCGGCCGCGAGGGCCAGCTCTACGTCTCCCTCAAGATGGAGAACTTCAAGATCCGACGCGACCTCATCCCCCACGTCTACGGCTCCGTTCCCATCACAGGATCTTGGGACTTCTCCAAAGCC CTCTCGATGGCGCGCGAGTCTGCTTCGATGTGGGAGCTCAGCTTCGTCGTGTCACCCGATCACG AGACGCTGGACTTCAAGTTCTTGTTGAAGCCCAAGTACAGTAACGCGCCGTGCGTGGTGGAGGAGGGGCCGAGCCGGCTGCTTACGGGAGGGACGCTGGAGGAGGGCGACGCCAGGTCGGCGCTGTTCAAGATAGGTGGGGACGAAGAGGTTCTTGAGTATAAGGTGTTCATCAAGGCCGACATTGTGTCCCCGTTTGATCTTGCCGCCAGTTGGCGGGCCTATCAGGAGAATCTCCAGCCGTCAAGGGTGCGAGGGATTCCGGATGTCAGTATTAATGTGGCGCCAAATACGGGTTTGGAG CAGATTGGGCCAGCATCTCCTTTGGAGCTTGATTTAGAACATTATGTTGTTCCAGCACCATCTGCTAGTGCTGGTGTTGTTTATGCAGCTAATTTGACGGAGACACCAAGATCATTGCCTACTGCTGGAATTTTCTCTAAGAATGATGCCCTAAGTGGTAGTTCATATGGCTCAAGTAAAGCTGGTGTCTTTTCACTTGACTATTCTATTAGCTGTAAG GATCTGGATACTACAGTCTTGGATCCAGACTCAGATCATCCCAAATGTCCTCCAGCTCCTGGTATGGTTGAGTCGAAGTCAGTTGGCACATTTTCACCATTGCCAAAGCAAGATGGTCAAAAAGGACTCTTTGTCGATAGGGGTGTTGGCTCCCCTAGACTTGTTAAATCAGCTAGTGCAGGTGCATTCACATTTGATCTCAAGTTGGACTCTGAAACAAAG GGCATGCCAGCCGCAGCTGGAGCAGTTGCAGCCGCAGCTGTTGCTGATCAGATGCTTGGACCAAAGGAGGATAGTAGGTTGGCCATTGTGTTg GTTGGTCTGCCAGCCCGGGGAAAAACCTTCACTGCAGCCAAACTCACTAGATACCTGCGATGGTTAGGTCATGAAACCAAGCATTTCAATGTTGGAAAG TATCGCCGCCTTAAGCTTGGAACAAATCAG TCTGCTGATTTTTTTCGTGGGGACAATCCCGAAGGTTTGGAGGCTCGCAATGAG GTTGCTGCTTTAGCCATGGAGGATATGATAGCCTGGATGCAGGAAGGAGGTCAG GTTGGTATTTTTGATGCCACAAATAGCACCAGAAAACGAAGAAATATGCTCATGAAAATGGCTGAAGGAAAATGTAAG ATCATATTTTTGGAAACAATTTGCAATGATGAACATATAATAGAAAGAAATATACGGCTGAAAATTCAACAAAGCCCTGATTATGCAGAAGA ACCAGATTTTCAAGCTGGAATGCTAGACTTTAAAGAACGCTTAGCCAATTATGAAAAG GCATATGAACCAGTGGAAGAGGGTTCTTATATCAAAATGATTGACATGGTCAGTGGACAAGGTGGGCAGATACAA GTTAACAACATCAGTGGTTATCTTCCTGGCCGAATTGTCTTCTTCCTG GTGAATACTCATCTAACACCCCGGCCTATTCTCCTTACACGGCATGGTGAAAGTCGAGATAATGTTAGAGGAAGAATTGGAGGTGATGCAGTTTTAAG TGAAGCCGGTGAACTTTATTCAAAGAAACTTGCAAATTTTGTTGAGAAGAGACTGAAGTCTGAGAGGACAGCTTCC ATATGGACTAGCACACTTCAAAGAACTATATTAACTGCAAGTCCAATTGTTGGATTCCCAAAG ATACAATGGCGTGCCCTTGAAGAGATAAATGCCGGAGTATGTGATGGAATGACTTACGAAGAAATAAAGAAAAACATGCCTGAGGAATATGA ATCACGTAAGAAGGACAAGCTCAGATATCGATACCCTCGTGGGGAGTCATACTTGGATGTCATTCAAAG GTTGGAACCCGTAATTATTGAGCTTGAACGGCAACGTGCACCAGTTGTCGTCATTTCTCACCAG GCTGTGTTGAGAGCATTATATTCATATTTTGCTGACAGACCATTGAAAGAAATTCCTCACATTGAA GTTCCACTTCACACAATAATTGAGATACAAATGGGCGTCATCGGTGTTCAAGAGAAGAGATACAAGCTAATGGATTAA
- the LOC135613123 gene encoding 6-phosphofructo-2-kinase/fructose-2,6-bisphosphatase-like isoform X1 produces the protein MGTSASKNSGSCHGGREGQLYVSLKMENFKIRRDLIPHVYGSVPITGSWDFSKALSMARESASMWELSFVVSPDHETLDFKFLLKPKYSNAPCVVEEGPSRLLTGGTLEEGDARSALFKIGGDEEVLEYKVFIKADIVSPFDLAASWRAYQENLQPSRVRGIPDVSINVAPNTGLEQIGPASPLELDLEHYVVPAPSASAGVVYAANLTETPRSLPTAGIFSKNDALSGSSYGSSKAGVFSLDYSISCKDLDTTVLDPDSDHPKCPPAPGMVESKSVGTFSPLPKQDGQKGLFVDRGVGSPRLVKSASAGAFTFDLKLDSETKKGMPAAAGAVAAAAVADQMLGPKEDSRLAIVLVGLPARGKTFTAAKLTRYLRWLGHETKHFNVGKYRRLKLGTNQSADFFRGDNPEGLEARNEVAALAMEDMIAWMQEGGQVGIFDATNSTRKRRNMLMKMAEGKCKIIFLETICNDEHIIERNIRLKIQQSPDYAEEPDFQAGMLDFKERLANYEKAYEPVEEGSYIKMIDMVSGQGGQIQVNNISGYLPGRIVFFLVNTHLTPRPILLTRHGESRDNVRGRIGGDAVLSEAGELYSKKLANFVEKRLKSERTASIWTSTLQRTILTASPIVGFPKIQWRALEEINAGVCDGMTYEEIKKNMPEEYESRKKDKLRYRYPRGESYLDVIQRLEPVIIELERQRAPVVVISHQAVLRALYSYFADRPLKEIPHIEVPLHTIIEIQMGVIGVQEKRYKLMD, from the exons ATGGGTACGAGCGCATCGAAGAATTCCGGCAGCTGCCATGGCGGCCGCGAGGGCCAGCTCTACGTCTCCCTCAAGATGGAGAACTTCAAGATCCGACGCGACCTCATCCCCCACGTCTACGGCTCCGTTCCCATCACAGGATCTTGGGACTTCTCCAAAGCC CTCTCGATGGCGCGCGAGTCTGCTTCGATGTGGGAGCTCAGCTTCGTCGTGTCACCCGATCACG AGACGCTGGACTTCAAGTTCTTGTTGAAGCCCAAGTACAGTAACGCGCCGTGCGTGGTGGAGGAGGGGCCGAGCCGGCTGCTTACGGGAGGGACGCTGGAGGAGGGCGACGCCAGGTCGGCGCTGTTCAAGATAGGTGGGGACGAAGAGGTTCTTGAGTATAAGGTGTTCATCAAGGCCGACATTGTGTCCCCGTTTGATCTTGCCGCCAGTTGGCGGGCCTATCAGGAGAATCTCCAGCCGTCAAGGGTGCGAGGGATTCCGGATGTCAGTATTAATGTGGCGCCAAATACGGGTTTGGAG CAGATTGGGCCAGCATCTCCTTTGGAGCTTGATTTAGAACATTATGTTGTTCCAGCACCATCTGCTAGTGCTGGTGTTGTTTATGCAGCTAATTTGACGGAGACACCAAGATCATTGCCTACTGCTGGAATTTTCTCTAAGAATGATGCCCTAAGTGGTAGTTCATATGGCTCAAGTAAAGCTGGTGTCTTTTCACTTGACTATTCTATTAGCTGTAAG GATCTGGATACTACAGTCTTGGATCCAGACTCAGATCATCCCAAATGTCCTCCAGCTCCTGGTATGGTTGAGTCGAAGTCAGTTGGCACATTTTCACCATTGCCAAAGCAAGATGGTCAAAAAGGACTCTTTGTCGATAGGGGTGTTGGCTCCCCTAGACTTGTTAAATCAGCTAGTGCAGGTGCATTCACATTTGATCTCAAGTTGGACTCTGAAACAAAG AAGGGCATGCCAGCCGCAGCTGGAGCAGTTGCAGCCGCAGCTGTTGCTGATCAGATGCTTGGACCAAAGGAGGATAGTAGGTTGGCCATTGTGTTg GTTGGTCTGCCAGCCCGGGGAAAAACCTTCACTGCAGCCAAACTCACTAGATACCTGCGATGGTTAGGTCATGAAACCAAGCATTTCAATGTTGGAAAG TATCGCCGCCTTAAGCTTGGAACAAATCAG TCTGCTGATTTTTTTCGTGGGGACAATCCCGAAGGTTTGGAGGCTCGCAATGAG GTTGCTGCTTTAGCCATGGAGGATATGATAGCCTGGATGCAGGAAGGAGGTCAG GTTGGTATTTTTGATGCCACAAATAGCACCAGAAAACGAAGAAATATGCTCATGAAAATGGCTGAAGGAAAATGTAAG ATCATATTTTTGGAAACAATTTGCAATGATGAACATATAATAGAAAGAAATATACGGCTGAAAATTCAACAAAGCCCTGATTATGCAGAAGA ACCAGATTTTCAAGCTGGAATGCTAGACTTTAAAGAACGCTTAGCCAATTATGAAAAG GCATATGAACCAGTGGAAGAGGGTTCTTATATCAAAATGATTGACATGGTCAGTGGACAAGGTGGGCAGATACAA GTTAACAACATCAGTGGTTATCTTCCTGGCCGAATTGTCTTCTTCCTG GTGAATACTCATCTAACACCCCGGCCTATTCTCCTTACACGGCATGGTGAAAGTCGAGATAATGTTAGAGGAAGAATTGGAGGTGATGCAGTTTTAAG TGAAGCCGGTGAACTTTATTCAAAGAAACTTGCAAATTTTGTTGAGAAGAGACTGAAGTCTGAGAGGACAGCTTCC ATATGGACTAGCACACTTCAAAGAACTATATTAACTGCAAGTCCAATTGTTGGATTCCCAAAG ATACAATGGCGTGCCCTTGAAGAGATAAATGCCGGAGTATGTGATGGAATGACTTACGAAGAAATAAAGAAAAACATGCCTGAGGAATATGA ATCACGTAAGAAGGACAAGCTCAGATATCGATACCCTCGTGGGGAGTCATACTTGGATGTCATTCAAAG GTTGGAACCCGTAATTATTGAGCTTGAACGGCAACGTGCACCAGTTGTCGTCATTTCTCACCAG GCTGTGTTGAGAGCATTATATTCATATTTTGCTGACAGACCATTGAAAGAAATTCCTCACATTGAA GTTCCACTTCACACAATAATTGAGATACAAATGGGCGTCATCGGTGTTCAAGAGAAGAGATACAAGCTAATGGATTAA
- the LOC135613123 gene encoding 6-phosphofructo-2-kinase/fructose-2,6-bisphosphatase-like isoform X2 produces the protein MGTSASKNSGSCHGGREGQLYVSLKMENFKIRRDLIPHVYGSVPITGSWDFSKALSMARESASMWELSFVVSPDHETLDFKFLLKPKYSNAPCVVEEGPSRLLTGGTLEEGDARSALFKIGGDEEVLEYKVFIKADIVSPFDLAASWRAYQENLQPSRVRGIPDVSINVAPNTGLEIGPASPLELDLEHYVVPAPSASAGVVYAANLTETPRSLPTAGIFSKNDALSGSSYGSSKAGVFSLDYSISCKDLDTTVLDPDSDHPKCPPAPGMVESKSVGTFSPLPKQDGQKGLFVDRGVGSPRLVKSASAGAFTFDLKLDSETKKGMPAAAGAVAAAAVADQMLGPKEDSRLAIVLVGLPARGKTFTAAKLTRYLRWLGHETKHFNVGKYRRLKLGTNQSADFFRGDNPEGLEARNEVAALAMEDMIAWMQEGGQVGIFDATNSTRKRRNMLMKMAEGKCKIIFLETICNDEHIIERNIRLKIQQSPDYAEEPDFQAGMLDFKERLANYEKAYEPVEEGSYIKMIDMVSGQGGQIQVNNISGYLPGRIVFFLVNTHLTPRPILLTRHGESRDNVRGRIGGDAVLSEAGELYSKKLANFVEKRLKSERTASIWTSTLQRTILTASPIVGFPKIQWRALEEINAGVCDGMTYEEIKKNMPEEYESRKKDKLRYRYPRGESYLDVIQRLEPVIIELERQRAPVVVISHQAVLRALYSYFADRPLKEIPHIEVPLHTIIEIQMGVIGVQEKRYKLMD, from the exons ATGGGTACGAGCGCATCGAAGAATTCCGGCAGCTGCCATGGCGGCCGCGAGGGCCAGCTCTACGTCTCCCTCAAGATGGAGAACTTCAAGATCCGACGCGACCTCATCCCCCACGTCTACGGCTCCGTTCCCATCACAGGATCTTGGGACTTCTCCAAAGCC CTCTCGATGGCGCGCGAGTCTGCTTCGATGTGGGAGCTCAGCTTCGTCGTGTCACCCGATCACG AGACGCTGGACTTCAAGTTCTTGTTGAAGCCCAAGTACAGTAACGCGCCGTGCGTGGTGGAGGAGGGGCCGAGCCGGCTGCTTACGGGAGGGACGCTGGAGGAGGGCGACGCCAGGTCGGCGCTGTTCAAGATAGGTGGGGACGAAGAGGTTCTTGAGTATAAGGTGTTCATCAAGGCCGACATTGTGTCCCCGTTTGATCTTGCCGCCAGTTGGCGGGCCTATCAGGAGAATCTCCAGCCGTCAAGGGTGCGAGGGATTCCGGATGTCAGTATTAATGTGGCGCCAAATACGGGTTTGGAG ATTGGGCCAGCATCTCCTTTGGAGCTTGATTTAGAACATTATGTTGTTCCAGCACCATCTGCTAGTGCTGGTGTTGTTTATGCAGCTAATTTGACGGAGACACCAAGATCATTGCCTACTGCTGGAATTTTCTCTAAGAATGATGCCCTAAGTGGTAGTTCATATGGCTCAAGTAAAGCTGGTGTCTTTTCACTTGACTATTCTATTAGCTGTAAG GATCTGGATACTACAGTCTTGGATCCAGACTCAGATCATCCCAAATGTCCTCCAGCTCCTGGTATGGTTGAGTCGAAGTCAGTTGGCACATTTTCACCATTGCCAAAGCAAGATGGTCAAAAAGGACTCTTTGTCGATAGGGGTGTTGGCTCCCCTAGACTTGTTAAATCAGCTAGTGCAGGTGCATTCACATTTGATCTCAAGTTGGACTCTGAAACAAAG AAGGGCATGCCAGCCGCAGCTGGAGCAGTTGCAGCCGCAGCTGTTGCTGATCAGATGCTTGGACCAAAGGAGGATAGTAGGTTGGCCATTGTGTTg GTTGGTCTGCCAGCCCGGGGAAAAACCTTCACTGCAGCCAAACTCACTAGATACCTGCGATGGTTAGGTCATGAAACCAAGCATTTCAATGTTGGAAAG TATCGCCGCCTTAAGCTTGGAACAAATCAG TCTGCTGATTTTTTTCGTGGGGACAATCCCGAAGGTTTGGAGGCTCGCAATGAG GTTGCTGCTTTAGCCATGGAGGATATGATAGCCTGGATGCAGGAAGGAGGTCAG GTTGGTATTTTTGATGCCACAAATAGCACCAGAAAACGAAGAAATATGCTCATGAAAATGGCTGAAGGAAAATGTAAG ATCATATTTTTGGAAACAATTTGCAATGATGAACATATAATAGAAAGAAATATACGGCTGAAAATTCAACAAAGCCCTGATTATGCAGAAGA ACCAGATTTTCAAGCTGGAATGCTAGACTTTAAAGAACGCTTAGCCAATTATGAAAAG GCATATGAACCAGTGGAAGAGGGTTCTTATATCAAAATGATTGACATGGTCAGTGGACAAGGTGGGCAGATACAA GTTAACAACATCAGTGGTTATCTTCCTGGCCGAATTGTCTTCTTCCTG GTGAATACTCATCTAACACCCCGGCCTATTCTCCTTACACGGCATGGTGAAAGTCGAGATAATGTTAGAGGAAGAATTGGAGGTGATGCAGTTTTAAG TGAAGCCGGTGAACTTTATTCAAAGAAACTTGCAAATTTTGTTGAGAAGAGACTGAAGTCTGAGAGGACAGCTTCC ATATGGACTAGCACACTTCAAAGAACTATATTAACTGCAAGTCCAATTGTTGGATTCCCAAAG ATACAATGGCGTGCCCTTGAAGAGATAAATGCCGGAGTATGTGATGGAATGACTTACGAAGAAATAAAGAAAAACATGCCTGAGGAATATGA ATCACGTAAGAAGGACAAGCTCAGATATCGATACCCTCGTGGGGAGTCATACTTGGATGTCATTCAAAG GTTGGAACCCGTAATTATTGAGCTTGAACGGCAACGTGCACCAGTTGTCGTCATTTCTCACCAG GCTGTGTTGAGAGCATTATATTCATATTTTGCTGACAGACCATTGAAAGAAATTCCTCACATTGAA GTTCCACTTCACACAATAATTGAGATACAAATGGGCGTCATCGGTGTTCAAGAGAAGAGATACAAGCTAATGGATTAA